In Natranaerobius thermophilus JW/NM-WN-LF, the genomic stretch TCTTTATCCTCCTAGCAAAATTAAAAATCAAATAACTGACACGTCCTTAATTATAATAAGATAAAAAAATAAATTAAATTTTGATTTATTCGTTGATTAAATCGGGTCTTAATTTACGAGCATCTTTTAAGTATACTGCTTGGGGAGAGTGGTCTTCCGGTGCATAATATTGAATTAATACCCTAATACACTTGGGAAGACTATCGTCAACATCTATTTCCTGTGCACACATCAAAGGTGTGTTTGTCCAACCTAATTTTCTTGCAGCTTTTGCAGGAAAACAAGCCGTTAAGTCTTTAGTGGCTGTAAACATAACACTTACAATGTCTTGTTCTCGTGACAAATCATTTTTATCTATTAATTCTTGTAATAAAGTTTTGGTTTGGGAAAGAATCTCTTGTTCTGTGTTTCTTTCAGTAGTTGTAGCACCTCGTACAGCAAATAATCTTTTTCCACTCAAAAAGCATCCCCTCCTATATTTTCTATATTATCATTCAAGAATCAGTATTTTTTTTAACAAAAGAAAGTCTGTAATTTAATTCTTCATTAATTCTGCTAAAAAAACGTTCAATTCCTGGCTTATTAAAATCAATGGACTCAGGGTGATACAATTCAATCTTTCTATACTCTTCTCTCATGATAAATGGTACGATTTCTTCTGGTGAATCGGCATTAACAATCAATTCAACAGGTGCGTAGGCAACTTCCTCCCCTAGTTCTTCATCAAATACTGAATAAGTTTCTTTTTGTTCAATATGTTCTATTTCAACCCCTTGCAATGGTACATTTTGCCAGTTTTCTACTTGGTTTTGTCTCTTTTCTTCAGCTACTTCAAAAGTGTCTCGACCTCCAAATATAAATCGACCAGGTTTTCTGAATCCAGGGAAATCAAATCTTACCCGACAGCGAATCCTTTCCATAGTATCATTACCTATTTTTAATTTCAATGACATCCCCCTTTCCATACTAGTATAATTATTTTCATTATTACCAATAGAAAGACCATTAATACTAGCAGCTTGAGCGTATAGGATAGTTATATCTTTATATTAATTATCAGTCAAACCAGCTAATTTTTTTATGTTATCTATTTCATCTTTTGTTAATTTTCTATAATTACCCTCAGATAAGTCTTTTAAAGTTAAAGTTCCTAAGCTGTCCCTTTTTAAATCCTTAACTTCTATTCCTAAACTAGCTAACATGCGTCTAATCTGTCTCTTTCTTCCTTCTGATAATATAATTTTTAATATATTATTTTTAGTATCTAGTATTTCCACATGATCTGCTTTACATAGTCCTTCTTCTAAATAAATCCCATTAACTAGATTATCAAGTTTATCCTGTAAAGGAAGTTTGTCTACTTTAACCATATAAGTTTTGGGGATATTGTATTTAGGATGCATTAATCTATTTGCTAATTCTCCATCATTGGTAAGTAAAACTAATCCTCTTGAATCGTAATCTAACCTACCTACTGGGTAAACTCTTTCTTTCACCTGAATTAAATCCATGACAGTTTTTCTCCCTTGAGGGTCATCTTTACTGGTTATATAATCTTTGGGCTTGTTCAACATGATATAAACATTAGATTCCTCTTGAGTTATTGGTTCGCCATCAACTTTAACCGTATCCGTATCAGGGTTTATTTTAGTTCCTAAACGTGTAATAACTTGTCCATTAACTGTAACTCTTCCCTGCTGGATGAGTTCTTCTGACTTGCGTCTAGATGCTATTCCAGCCCTTGACATGAATTTTTGTAAGCGCATTAGTTTACCTCCCTTTTTAGTTGCTCTATTTCTATTATTAGCCAATATAATTTAATTAATTATACAAGCAAATAAAGTGCTAAAAATTAATCCTATCATAACAGGAATGAAATTTTTTCTAGCTAATTCCACAGGATCTACTCCCACTACTCCTGCCGTAGTAACTAAGCCAAAGGCCCAAGAAATCAATGTACCCCCACCTGTCCAAATAGCGCCCATCTGACCTATAGCCGCTAGAGATTCCAAATCTACATCCACAATTCTTTCCATAGATTGAGCAAAATTCGCAGTTAAAGCGATTCCAGAAAATCCTGAACCATCTAAACCTGAAATAATTCCCAAAAACATATTACCAAAATACAGTGTAATAGATGTTAAAGGAATTATCTCTGAAAAATATTCAGCTATATCATACAATAGAATTGGTGCGTTTTCATCAATTATTTGTTGGCTTTGATCTGATCCTATAAAGAAAAAACCCGTTATAGGAATTACTTTACCGAAAATTTTCATGGCAAATATAAATCCTTGATTTAAATAATCGGCTATTTGATCCCAAAAAGTACTTGATCCAGTCATAATGGTTATAGCAATAGTTACGATTAATGCAAAACCACCCAAAAGGGCAGTCGCTTCTTGACCCTTAATATTTTGGGTAATCATAATGTACAAAACACTCAGCAAAGCTATTAATACAAAGGCGGATATCAAAACTCTTTTCCAAGTTAAGTTTTGAGTAGAGTGCTCTGTATTCAATTTAGTATTTGATTTAAATTTTCCAGTTATAAAATCTTGTCTATACATAATGAAAGCTACTAATGAAGCTAAAATTCCTGCTATGGTGGAATAAAGTACTGCTTCAGAGACTATTGAACCCGGAGCTAACCCAATAGCCCGTTCACTAAAACCTGGAGCACCCTGGATAATTGGGTCACTACTTAAAGCTATTCCATGGCCTGAAATATTGATAGCTACAGCTGCTCCCATAAGAGATAAACCGGTTTTTATAGCAGCTGGTACCAATATAGCGCCAATTAAAGCTGTAGCCGGAGTGGGCCAAAAAAATATCGAAGCCAAATACATAGAAATTATCAAAACGAGGTAAGAAGTACCAGGAGATATCATCATATATTGAAAAGGACGCACAATTAATTCATCTATTCCTAGAGACCTGATAGCAGAAATCATGGCAGTCATCATAGCAATTAATAAAATCAAATCAAGTAATTTTGAACTAGCCGTTAAAAAAGCCCAAAAAATTGTTTGAATACCTTGAAGGACTGAAAGGTCGTGATAAACAAACCCCATGATAAAAGTTCCTATTATA encodes the following:
- the aroH gene encoding chorismate mutase; protein product: MSGKRLFAVRGATTTERNTEQEILSQTKTLLQELIDKNDLSREQDIVSVMFTATKDLTACFPAKAARKLGWTNTPLMCAQEIDVDDSLPKCIRVLIQYYAPEDHSPQAVYLKDARKLRPDLINE
- a CDS encoding pseudouridine synthase — encoded protein: MRLQKFMSRAGIASRRKSEELIQQGRVTVNGQVITRLGTKINPDTDTVKVDGEPITQEESNVYIMLNKPKDYITSKDDPQGRKTVMDLIQVKERVYPVGRLDYDSRGLVLLTNDGELANRLMHPKYNIPKTYMVKVDKLPLQDKLDNLVNGIYLEEGLCKADHVEILDTKNNILKIILSEGRKRQIRRMLASLGIEVKDLKRDSLGTLTLKDLSEGNYRKLTKDEIDNIKKLAGLTDN